Proteins from a genomic interval of Colletes latitarsis isolate SP2378_abdomen chromosome 12, iyColLati1, whole genome shotgun sequence:
- the Ppd3 gene encoding protein phosphatase D3 isoform X2 — translation MSENAEITGVISPEDTTRAEKFKEEANECFKNQNYIKAIELYSKAIELNPTVAVYYGNRSFAYLKTECFGYALTDASKAIELDKNYIKGYYRRAAAHMSVGKFKLALKDYKTVTKARPNDKDAMAKYTECCKILKKLAFEKAISVDENKKSIASMINLEAMAIEDEYVGPKLEDGKVTLKFMQDLLEWYRKQQILHRRYAYKILLDVKTLFMAQPSLVDITIPEDSKFVICGDIHGQYYDLLNIFELNGLPSETNPYLFNGDFVDRGSFSVECIFTLFGFKLLYPNHFFMARGNHESATMNQMYGFDGEVKTKYFSHMAELFTVVYNWLPLAHCLNNRVLVMHGGLFSRDDVTLQEIREIDRNRQPPEEGLMCELLWSDPQPQLGRAPSKRGVGIQFGPDVTQNFLTLNNLDYIVRSHEVKSNGYEVGHDGKCITVFSAPNYCDTMGNQGAFITLNGKDMKPHFTSYEAVPHPDVRPMIYANSLLKFMC, via the exons ATGAGCGAAAACGCAGAAATCACGGGAGTAATATCGCCCGAAGATACGACCAGAGCGGAAAAATTTAAAGAAGAAGCGAACGAATGCTTCAAAA ATCAAAATTATATCAAAGCCATAGAATTGTATTCTAAAGCCATAGAATTAAACCCTACAGTGGCGGTATACTATGGAAACAGAAGTTTTGCTTATTTGAAGACGGAATGTTTTGGATATGCACTGACGGATGCGTCGAAAGCCATAGAGttagataaaaattatataaaaggaTATTATCGTAGAGCCGCAGCTCATATGTCGGTTGGCAAGTTCAAACTAGCTCTTAAGGATTATAAAACTGTTACTAAAGCAAGACCAAACGATAAAGATGCGATGGCTAAATATACAGAAtgttgtaaaatattaaaaaaattagccTTCGAAAAAGCAATTTCTGTAGACGAGAATAAAAAGAGTATAGCCAGTATGATTAATTTAGAAGCTATGG CCATCGAAGATGAATACGTGGGGCCTAAACTGGAAGATGGAAAAGTCACATTAAAATTTATGCAGGATTTGTTAGAATGGTACAGGAAGCAACAGATATTACATCGTAGATACGCGTATAAGATTCTTTTAGACGTAAAAACATTGTTTATGGCACAACCAAGCTTAGTCGATATCACAATTCCTGAAGATAGTAAATTTGTTATCTGTGGAGACATACACGGACAATACTACGATTTACTTAAtatatttgaattaaatggattgCCTTCGGAAACTAACCCATAC TTATTCAATGGAGATTTTGTAGATAGAGGCTCGTTTTCCGTAGAGTGTATATTTACTTTATTTGGATTTAAATTATTGTATCCAAATCACTTTTTTATGGCCAGAG GTAATCACGAATCTGCTACGATGAACCAAATGTACGGATTCGATGGAGAAGTTAAAACGAAGTATTTTTCCCACATGGCGGAACTGTTCACCGTGGTTTACAATTGGCTTCCCCTGGCGCATTGTCTCAATAACAGAGTTCTC GTGATGCATGGCGGTCTGTTTTCGAGAGACGACGTCACGTTGCAAGAAATACGGGAAATCGATAGAAACAGACAACCACCGGAGGAAGGATTAATGTGTGAATTATTGTGGTCCGATCCACAGCCTCAACTTGGAAGAGCACCCAGCAAGAGAGGAGTCGGTATTCAGTTTGGACCCGACGTAACGCAGAATTTCCTTACGCTGAACAACCTCGATTACATCGTGAGGAGTCACGAAGTGAAAAGCAACGGATACGAAGTCGGTCACGATGGAAAATGCATCACCGTATTCTCCGCTCCAAATTATTG CGATACTATGGGCAACCAGGGTGCCTTCATTACACTTAACGGCAAAGATATGAAACCCCATTTTACATCGTACGAAGCAGTG CCTCATCCGGATGTAAGGCCAATGATATACGctaattctctactaaaattcaTGTGCTAG
- the LOC143348808 gene encoding nucleoside-triphosphatase THEP1 isoform X2, which produces MDTSATVRISRVLLTGRPGIGKTTVCKELISIINKGNYNLEGFYTEEVRDQTGSRIGFDVALVNRSGGKSLARIEDVINQSQRSKYKVGKYHVFLNNFEEMALPIFDSNADILIIDEIGKMELLSEKFHDQVLKLFSKTLSKPFIIATIPETHKVPQKYLPLFQQLCTDKRSKLITVNHQNRNSLPEEIFRMIS; this is translated from the exons ATGGACACTAGCGCCACGGTGCGTATTTCGCGTGTACTTCTTACCGGACGCCCTG GCATTGGAAAGACTACAGTATGCAAAGAGCTGATTTCGATCATAAATAAGGGAAATTATAATCTCGAAGGGTTTTATACGGAAGAAGTAAGAGATCAAACTGGTAGCAGGATTGGATTTGATGTTGCGCTCGTAAACCGTTCTGGGGGAAAATCGTTGGCACGAATCGA AGACGTGATAAACCAGTCACAACGGTCTAAATATAAAGTGGGGAAATACCATGTGtttcttaataattttgaaGAAATGGCATTACCAATCTTCGACTCGAACGCA GATATACTAATTATAGATGAGATTGGTAAAATGGAATTATTAAGCGAAAAGTTTCATGACCAAGTGCTGAAGTTATTTTCGAAAACTTTGAGCAAACCTTTCATAATTGCAACGATACCCGAAACCCATAAAGTGCCGCAGAAATATTTACCGCTGTTCCAACAGCTCTGCACGGACAAAAGATCTAAACTCATAAccgtaaatcatcaaaatcgaaaCAGTTTACCGGAAGAAATTTTCCGTATGATCTCGTAA
- the Ppd3 gene encoding protein phosphatase D3 isoform X1, giving the protein MSENAEITGVISPEDTTRAEKFKEEANECFKNQNYIKAIELYSKAIELNPTVAVYYGNRSFAYLKTECFGYALTDASKAIELDKNYIKGYYRRAAAHMSVGKFKLALKDYKTVTKARPNDKDAMAKYTECCKILKKLAFEKAISVDENKKSIASMINLEAMAIEDEYVGPKLEDGKVTLKFMQDLLEWYRKQQILHRRYAYKILLDVKTLFMAQPSLVDITIPEDSKFVICGDIHGQYYDLLNIFELNGLPSETNPYLFNGDFVDRGSFSVECIFTLFGFKLLYPNHFFMARGNHESATMNQMYGFDGEVKTKYFSHMAELFTVVYNWLPLAHCLNNRVLVMHGGLFSRDDVTLQEIREIDRNRQPPEEGLMCELLWSDPQPQLGRAPSKRGVGIQFGPDVTQNFLTLNNLDYIVRSHEVKSNGYEVGHDGKCITVFSAPNYWHVNDTMGNQGAFITLNGKDMKPHFTSYEAVPHPDVRPMIYANSLLKFMC; this is encoded by the exons ATGAGCGAAAACGCAGAAATCACGGGAGTAATATCGCCCGAAGATACGACCAGAGCGGAAAAATTTAAAGAAGAAGCGAACGAATGCTTCAAAA ATCAAAATTATATCAAAGCCATAGAATTGTATTCTAAAGCCATAGAATTAAACCCTACAGTGGCGGTATACTATGGAAACAGAAGTTTTGCTTATTTGAAGACGGAATGTTTTGGATATGCACTGACGGATGCGTCGAAAGCCATAGAGttagataaaaattatataaaaggaTATTATCGTAGAGCCGCAGCTCATATGTCGGTTGGCAAGTTCAAACTAGCTCTTAAGGATTATAAAACTGTTACTAAAGCAAGACCAAACGATAAAGATGCGATGGCTAAATATACAGAAtgttgtaaaatattaaaaaaattagccTTCGAAAAAGCAATTTCTGTAGACGAGAATAAAAAGAGTATAGCCAGTATGATTAATTTAGAAGCTATGG CCATCGAAGATGAATACGTGGGGCCTAAACTGGAAGATGGAAAAGTCACATTAAAATTTATGCAGGATTTGTTAGAATGGTACAGGAAGCAACAGATATTACATCGTAGATACGCGTATAAGATTCTTTTAGACGTAAAAACATTGTTTATGGCACAACCAAGCTTAGTCGATATCACAATTCCTGAAGATAGTAAATTTGTTATCTGTGGAGACATACACGGACAATACTACGATTTACTTAAtatatttgaattaaatggattgCCTTCGGAAACTAACCCATAC TTATTCAATGGAGATTTTGTAGATAGAGGCTCGTTTTCCGTAGAGTGTATATTTACTTTATTTGGATTTAAATTATTGTATCCAAATCACTTTTTTATGGCCAGAG GTAATCACGAATCTGCTACGATGAACCAAATGTACGGATTCGATGGAGAAGTTAAAACGAAGTATTTTTCCCACATGGCGGAACTGTTCACCGTGGTTTACAATTGGCTTCCCCTGGCGCATTGTCTCAATAACAGAGTTCTC GTGATGCATGGCGGTCTGTTTTCGAGAGACGACGTCACGTTGCAAGAAATACGGGAAATCGATAGAAACAGACAACCACCGGAGGAAGGATTAATGTGTGAATTATTGTGGTCCGATCCACAGCCTCAACTTGGAAGAGCACCCAGCAAGAGAGGAGTCGGTATTCAGTTTGGACCCGACGTAACGCAGAATTTCCTTACGCTGAACAACCTCGATTACATCGTGAGGAGTCACGAAGTGAAAAGCAACGGATACGAAGTCGGTCACGATGGAAAATGCATCACCGTATTCTCCGCTCCAAATTATTGGCACGTTAA CGATACTATGGGCAACCAGGGTGCCTTCATTACACTTAACGGCAAAGATATGAAACCCCATTTTACATCGTACGAAGCAGTG CCTCATCCGGATGTAAGGCCAATGATATACGctaattctctactaaaattcaTGTGCTAG
- the LOC143348808 gene encoding nucleoside-triphosphatase THEP1 isoform X1, with translation MSSTPTIIRQSQIDMDTSATVRISRVLLTGRPGIGKTTVCKELISIINKGNYNLEGFYTEEVRDQTGSRIGFDVALVNRSGGKSLARIEDVINQSQRSKYKVGKYHVFLNNFEEMALPIFDSNADILIIDEIGKMELLSEKFHDQVLKLFSKTLSKPFIIATIPETHKVPQKYLPLFQQLCTDKRSKLITVNHQNRNSLPEEIFRMIS, from the exons ATGTCATCGACACCTACAATCATTCGTCAGAGTCAGATTGATATGGACACTAGCGCCACGGTGCGTATTTCGCGTGTACTTCTTACCGGACGCCCTG GCATTGGAAAGACTACAGTATGCAAAGAGCTGATTTCGATCATAAATAAGGGAAATTATAATCTCGAAGGGTTTTATACGGAAGAAGTAAGAGATCAAACTGGTAGCAGGATTGGATTTGATGTTGCGCTCGTAAACCGTTCTGGGGGAAAATCGTTGGCACGAATCGA AGACGTGATAAACCAGTCACAACGGTCTAAATATAAAGTGGGGAAATACCATGTGtttcttaataattttgaaGAAATGGCATTACCAATCTTCGACTCGAACGCA GATATACTAATTATAGATGAGATTGGTAAAATGGAATTATTAAGCGAAAAGTTTCATGACCAAGTGCTGAAGTTATTTTCGAAAACTTTGAGCAAACCTTTCATAATTGCAACGATACCCGAAACCCATAAAGTGCCGCAGAAATATTTACCGCTGTTCCAACAGCTCTGCACGGACAAAAGATCTAAACTCATAAccgtaaatcatcaaaatcgaaaCAGTTTACCGGAAGAAATTTTCCGTATGATCTCGTAA